One Amycolatopsis sp. NBC_00355 genomic window carries:
- a CDS encoding heavy-metal-associated domain-containing protein: MSDSTYTVSGMTCGHCARSVEEQIRALDGVTAVAADPATGAVTVSSAAALAVEDVRGAVEEAGYRLP; this comes from the coding sequence ATGAGCGACAGCACCTACACCGTCAGCGGCATGACCTGCGGCCACTGCGCCCGGTCGGTCGAGGAGCAGATCCGCGCACTCGACGGCGTCACGGCCGTCGCCGCCGACCCGGCCACCGGCGCCGTGACCGTCAGCAGCGCCGCCGCGCTCGCCGTCGAGGACGTGCGCGGCGCCGTCGAAGAAGCCGGATACCGGTTGCCGTGA